In the Marinomonas algicola genome, one interval contains:
- a CDS encoding sugar ABC transporter ATP-binding protein, with the protein MNLPVMQIRSIVKEFSGVRVLHKITLDIFSGEVLGVLGENGAGKSTLLKIISGIYTRTSGSIKIDGEDADIQSSSDAKRLGIAMIPQEFNLISSLNVFENIFLGNELKSGFLLNKTLMRRKANQLLKELETDLNPDALIEKLSVAEKQMVEIAKALVNESRILIMDEPTTVLTDHEVDIFFKLVEKLKQRGVTIIFISHKLKEVKQLCDRLAILRDGHLISVDDVCDIDEEDMARKMVGRELNQIYPARAEHSEEVVLKVSNLSIRGLLYDISFDLKKGEVLGFAGLIGAGRTETAEAIMGLRKKDSGRIDVNGQTVEILSISDAVQHNLAYLSEDRQGKGLIMNFDIPKNITLISLAAYVRGLIQHKKERAVARDYVQRFDIKAASINSNLANLSGGNQQKVYLSKWMDTQPNILILDEPTRGIDVNTKKEIYHFIRSLTEQGVSVIVISSELEEVMGLSNRVMVMRSGEIMGELTGDAINEKEIMYYAAGLKTMARA; encoded by the coding sequence ATGAACCTTCCTGTCATGCAAATTCGCAGCATAGTTAAAGAGTTCTCAGGGGTAAGAGTACTCCACAAAATCACCTTAGATATTTTCAGTGGTGAGGTTTTAGGGGTTTTGGGTGAAAATGGCGCGGGGAAATCCACGCTATTGAAAATCATCAGCGGCATTTACACAAGAACCTCTGGCTCGATTAAAATTGATGGCGAAGACGCTGATATACAGTCCTCTTCTGATGCAAAGCGCTTGGGTATCGCCATGATTCCGCAAGAATTTAATTTAATCAGCAGCCTCAATGTATTTGAAAACATCTTTCTTGGAAATGAATTAAAAAGCGGATTTTTATTAAACAAAACCTTGATGCGCCGTAAAGCGAATCAACTATTGAAAGAGCTGGAAACCGATCTCAACCCTGACGCTCTGATTGAAAAACTGAGTGTGGCAGAAAAGCAAATGGTTGAGATTGCTAAAGCCTTAGTTAATGAATCACGCATCTTAATCATGGACGAACCCACTACCGTCCTAACCGATCACGAAGTGGATATATTTTTCAAATTGGTGGAAAAACTTAAGCAGCGCGGTGTCACCATTATTTTTATTTCTCACAAACTAAAAGAAGTAAAGCAGCTCTGTGATCGCTTAGCCATTTTAAGAGACGGCCACTTAATCAGTGTTGACGATGTGTGTGATATTGACGAAGAGGACATGGCTCGCAAGATGGTTGGCCGAGAGCTCAATCAAATCTACCCTGCTCGTGCGGAACATTCCGAAGAAGTCGTTTTAAAAGTCAGTAACTTGTCTATAAGAGGGCTGTTATACGACATCAGTTTTGACCTTAAAAAAGGTGAAGTTCTGGGTTTTGCTGGATTGATAGGCGCTGGCCGTACAGAAACAGCAGAAGCTATTATGGGGTTACGTAAAAAAGACAGTGGGCGTATTGACGTCAATGGGCAAACCGTTGAGATTCTATCAATCTCAGATGCTGTGCAGCATAACTTAGCGTACTTATCAGAAGATCGACAAGGTAAGGGCTTAATTATGAACTTTGATATTCCTAAAAACATCACGCTTATTTCATTAGCCGCCTATGTTCGAGGACTGATTCAGCACAAAAAAGAACGAGCTGTCGCCAGAGATTATGTACAACGTTTTGATATAAAAGCGGCCTCTATCAATTCAAACTTAGCCAACTTAAGTGGTGGCAACCAACAAAAAGTCTACTTATCAAAATGGATGGATACCCAGCCAAACATACTCATTCTAGATGAGCCTACACGCGGTATTGACGTCAATACTAAAAAAGAAATTTATCATTTCATTCGCTCACTAACCGAGCAAGGCGTGTCGGTCATTGTTATCTCTTCCGAACTGGAAGAAGTGATGGGGCTATCTAATCGAGTCATGGTAATGCGTTCTGGAGAAATCATGGGAGAACTGACAGGAGACGCCATAAATGAAAAAGAAATTATGTACTACGCCGCCGGCTTAAAAACCATGGCGCGCGCTTAA
- a CDS encoding Gfo/Idh/MocA family protein, protein MVHKRIRIGMVGGGDGAFIGAVHRIATRMDNGFDLVAGALSSNPKRALSSALDLGIQEDRSYGSFQQMAVNEKKRPDGIQAVVIVTPNHMHFPVAKAFLEQGIHVICDKPVTKDLDEALTLKNIVSESGAFFALTHNYTGYPLVRHAKHLVNTGVLGDLRVIQAEYSQDWLTDKAEETDNKQAQWRTDPEKSGMAGCLGDIGTHAFNLACFISGQKVQEVSADLTAFVDGRRLDDNVHTMLRFDGGAKGMLWSSQVAPGNENGLKIRVYGEKAGLEWSQESPNELWLSVFGEPKQKITRAGHGAGDEANRLSRVPAGHPEGYLEGFANLYLDIALAIHAIEDGQPVESVQGFIPSIDDGIEGMKFITAVLASSNSNSTWHSLNSTLTQPKPNV, encoded by the coding sequence ATGGTACATAAACGCATTCGAATTGGCATGGTTGGTGGTGGTGATGGCGCATTTATTGGAGCTGTACATCGTATCGCAACTCGCATGGATAATGGTTTTGATTTGGTAGCGGGAGCTTTATCGTCTAACCCTAAACGAGCGCTTTCCTCTGCATTGGACTTAGGCATTCAAGAAGATCGCTCTTACGGATCTTTTCAGCAAATGGCCGTTAACGAGAAAAAGCGCCCTGACGGTATTCAAGCCGTTGTCATTGTGACGCCAAATCACATGCACTTCCCAGTAGCTAAAGCTTTTTTGGAACAAGGGATTCATGTCATCTGCGACAAACCTGTCACCAAGGATCTTGATGAAGCGCTAACACTAAAAAATATCGTATCAGAATCCGGTGCTTTTTTTGCGTTAACTCACAACTACACTGGCTATCCACTAGTACGTCATGCAAAGCACCTTGTTAATACCGGTGTTTTAGGAGATTTGCGCGTCATTCAAGCTGAGTACTCGCAAGACTGGCTGACAGACAAAGCGGAAGAAACGGATAACAAGCAAGCACAATGGCGTACAGACCCAGAAAAGTCGGGTATGGCCGGTTGTTTGGGCGATATAGGCACTCATGCTTTTAATTTAGCCTGCTTTATTTCAGGACAAAAAGTACAGGAAGTATCAGCCGATTTAACCGCATTTGTTGACGGCCGCCGCTTGGATGATAACGTGCACACCATGTTGCGTTTTGATGGCGGCGCCAAAGGCATGCTCTGGTCAAGCCAGGTCGCACCGGGCAATGAAAATGGCTTGAAAATTCGAGTCTATGGTGAAAAAGCCGGCCTAGAATGGTCGCAAGAATCACCAAACGAGCTGTGGTTATCTGTCTTTGGTGAACCAAAACAAAAAATCACACGTGCAGGACATGGTGCAGGAGATGAAGCCAACCGCTTATCTAGAGTACCCGCAGGCCACCCCGAGGGCTATCTAGAAGGCTTTGCAAACTTATATTTAGACATTGCACTTGCTATTCACGCCATAGAAGACGGTCAGCCCGTTGAATCTGTTCAAGGTTTCATTCCCAGCATTGACGATGGCATAGAAGGCATGAAATTTATTACTGCGGTTTTAGCGTCGTCAAATAGCAACAGTACATGGCACTCTCTTAATAGCACACTTACTCAGCCTAAGCCGAATGTGTAA
- a CDS encoding sugar phosphate isomerase/epimerase family protein encodes MKALKGPALFLAQFAGDEAPFNSFENIIEWAASIGFKGVQIPTWDQRLFDLERAATDVTYCQSLQDILAKHNMVVTELSTHLQGQLVAVHPAYDAIFDGFAPDHVKGNPEARQQWAVDQLFKAAQASKNFGLTNHVTFSGALLWPYLYPWPQRPAGLVEEGFKELAKRWLPILDEFDRCGVNVCYEIHPGEDLHDGVTFDLFLAATNHHPRANILFDPSHFVLQQLDYLQFIDLYHERIKMFHVKDAEFNPTGRQGVYGGYQNWIDRAGRFRSLGDGQVDFKGIFSKLTQYNFDGWAVIEWECCMKHPEAGAEEGVKFVNDHLIRITERAFDDFASSGIDHQTNRRILGLS; translated from the coding sequence ATGAAAGCCTTAAAAGGTCCTGCGTTATTTCTTGCTCAGTTTGCTGGCGACGAAGCGCCCTTCAATTCATTTGAAAATATCATTGAATGGGCGGCAAGTATTGGGTTTAAGGGCGTTCAAATTCCAACATGGGATCAAAGGTTATTTGATCTAGAACGCGCGGCAACAGACGTAACGTACTGTCAATCACTGCAAGATATATTGGCAAAACACAACATGGTTGTCACCGAACTATCGACACATTTACAAGGGCAACTGGTTGCTGTTCATCCCGCTTATGATGCTATTTTTGATGGTTTTGCTCCAGATCACGTAAAAGGAAACCCTGAAGCTAGACAACAATGGGCCGTTGATCAATTATTTAAAGCCGCTCAAGCATCGAAGAATTTTGGGCTAACAAATCACGTTACCTTTTCTGGTGCGCTGCTTTGGCCTTACCTGTACCCTTGGCCTCAGAGGCCTGCTGGGTTAGTTGAAGAAGGCTTTAAAGAATTAGCTAAACGCTGGTTACCCATTCTCGATGAATTTGATCGTTGCGGCGTCAATGTCTGCTATGAAATCCATCCGGGTGAAGACCTTCACGATGGCGTTACATTTGACTTATTTTTAGCCGCAACAAACCATCATCCTAGAGCCAATATACTATTTGACCCCTCTCACTTTGTACTACAACAACTCGATTACTTACAGTTCATCGATCTCTATCATGAACGAATTAAAATGTTCCATGTAAAAGACGCTGAATTCAACCCAACAGGCAGACAAGGTGTTTATGGCGGTTATCAAAACTGGATTGATCGGGCCGGTAGATTTCGTTCATTAGGTGATGGTCAGGTTGATTTTAAAGGCATTTTCTCAAAGCTTACTCAATATAATTTTGATGGCTGGGCTGTTATTGAATGGGAGTGTTGCATGAAACACCCTGAAGCTGGCGCTGAAGAGGGTGTAAAATTTGTTAATGATCACCTTATTCGTATTACCGAACGAGCGTTTGATGACTTTGCATCGAGCGGCATTGATCATCAAACAAACCGCCGTATTTTAGGTCTGTCTTAG
- the xylF gene encoding D-xylose ABC transporter substrate-binding protein, whose amino-acid sequence MKKLLSIGLIAATCAVGPAMAAGEKIGLLMSDLRLERWQKDRDLFTEAAEALGAKVYTQSANGDVTTQISQIENMISRGVDVLVIVPENGEVLSNVLAEAKAEGIKVLAYDRLIKFADIDLYVSFDNIRVGEMQAEALLKRVPTGNYFLMGGSPTDNNAKMFREGQMNVLQPAIDAKKINVVGDQWAMGWSAEAALNIMENGLTANNNKVDAVVASNDATAGGAIQALAAQGLDGKVVISGQDADLAAMRRIVAGTQTMTVYKPIASLAKTSAEMAVKLAKNEAIDVNGHVNNSTKDVDAVLLDPVAVSKENLDSTVIADGFHSRDDVYNP is encoded by the coding sequence ATGAAAAAGTTACTTTCTATTGGTTTGATTGCGGCCACTTGTGCGGTTGGTCCTGCTATGGCGGCGGGTGAAAAAATTGGCTTACTGATGTCTGATCTACGATTAGAGCGCTGGCAGAAAGACAGAGATTTATTTACTGAAGCGGCCGAGGCGCTTGGTGCGAAAGTGTATACTCAGTCAGCTAATGGTGATGTTACGACTCAGATTTCTCAAATTGAAAATATGATCTCTCGTGGCGTTGATGTGTTAGTGATCGTTCCAGAAAATGGAGAGGTTTTAAGCAATGTCTTAGCCGAGGCGAAAGCAGAAGGCATTAAGGTGCTGGCTTATGATCGATTGATTAAGTTTGCTGATATCGATCTTTACGTTTCTTTTGATAATATTCGAGTAGGTGAAATGCAAGCGGAAGCCTTGCTGAAGCGTGTGCCTACAGGGAATTACTTTTTAATGGGCGGCTCACCAACGGACAATAATGCGAAAATGTTCCGTGAAGGGCAAATGAATGTGTTACAACCCGCTATTGATGCGAAGAAAATCAATGTTGTTGGTGATCAATGGGCCATGGGGTGGTCGGCTGAAGCCGCATTAAACATTATGGAAAATGGTCTAACGGCCAATAACAATAAAGTAGATGCGGTCGTCGCGTCTAATGATGCGACTGCGGGTGGCGCTATTCAAGCCTTAGCCGCTCAAGGTTTAGACGGTAAGGTGGTTATCTCAGGACAAGATGCCGATTTAGCGGCGATGCGTCGTATTGTTGCAGGTACGCAAACGATGACAGTTTACAAACCTATTGCCAGCTTAGCGAAAACCAGCGCTGAAATGGCTGTGAAATTGGCAAAAAATGAAGCCATTGACGTTAATGGTCATGTGAATAACAGCACTAAAGACGTCGACGCGGTTTTACTTGATCCTGTTGCGGTTTCTAAAGAGAACTTAGACAGCACCGTAATTGCAGACGGCTTCCATTCTCGAGATGACGTTTATAACCCTTAA
- a CDS encoding xylose ABC transporter ATP-binding protein: MTQPLIEMRDIIKSFSGVRALNGVSIKLARGEALSICGENGSGKSTLMKVLSGVWPYGSYEGDIFFEGQVVKATGIRDTEALGIVIIHQELALVKELSVLENIFLGNELGGFFRLNDDDMYRKTCDLLKRVKLDVLPTTLVRDLGVGQQQLVEIAKALNKNVKLLILDEPTSSLTRNEIQILLNIVHELKAQGIACIYISHKLDEVLDLSTWVAVIRDGDHIDTRSAAELTQNDIISMMVGRELEELFPREVHEIGETVLRVKKAHAMQTGASIPQVNDVSFELKKGEILGISGLIGSGRTELMQCIYGCYDGRYSATIEMQGQSLTIRSQRDALTAGIAMVPEDRKRHGIVPIMGVGRNISLSVLDDYVTYLGAIDENRETQDSVDYIARLKVKTASPELPIKNLSGGNQQKAIIAKCLLTNPTILILDEPTRGIDVGAKYEIYKLMHALVKEGMSIIMVSSELPEVIGISDRVLVMHEGRLKGEFDHQGLTQEMIMNCAIKEEGL; this comes from the coding sequence ATGACTCAACCACTTATAGAAATGCGTGACATTATAAAGAGCTTCTCAGGTGTGCGTGCATTAAATGGCGTCAGTATAAAGTTAGCACGTGGAGAAGCGTTATCCATATGTGGAGAGAATGGCTCAGGAAAATCCACGTTAATGAAAGTTCTTAGCGGGGTTTGGCCTTACGGTTCTTACGAAGGGGATATTTTTTTCGAAGGGCAAGTGGTTAAAGCCACTGGTATTCGAGATACGGAAGCATTGGGCATCGTCATTATTCACCAAGAATTAGCCTTGGTGAAAGAGCTTTCTGTCTTAGAAAATATTTTCTTAGGGAATGAGCTTGGTGGTTTTTTCAGATTAAATGATGACGACATGTATCGTAAAACCTGTGACCTACTAAAGCGAGTGAAACTGGATGTGTTACCGACTACTTTAGTTCGTGACTTAGGTGTCGGGCAGCAGCAGTTAGTTGAGATTGCCAAGGCTCTGAATAAGAATGTTAAGCTCTTGATACTAGATGAGCCAACGTCCTCGCTCACCCGTAATGAAATTCAAATACTCTTAAATATTGTGCACGAATTGAAGGCGCAAGGGATAGCCTGTATTTACATTTCCCATAAATTAGATGAGGTGTTGGACTTATCTACTTGGGTGGCTGTTATTCGTGATGGCGATCATATCGATACTAGGTCGGCAGCCGAACTGACTCAAAACGACATCATCAGCATGATGGTCGGGCGAGAATTAGAAGAACTTTTCCCAAGGGAAGTTCATGAAATTGGTGAAACGGTTTTACGTGTAAAGAAGGCCCATGCTATGCAAACCGGCGCCTCGATTCCTCAAGTTAATGATGTGAGTTTTGAATTGAAAAAAGGGGAGATATTGGGGATTTCAGGTTTGATTGGATCGGGTCGAACTGAATTAATGCAATGCATTTATGGCTGTTATGACGGACGCTATTCTGCAACCATCGAAATGCAAGGGCAATCTCTCACTATTCGATCTCAAAGAGATGCGCTTACGGCGGGTATCGCTATGGTGCCAGAAGATCGAAAACGCCACGGTATCGTTCCAATTATGGGGGTGGGTCGAAATATTAGCCTTTCTGTTTTAGATGATTATGTGACCTATTTAGGTGCTATTGACGAAAATCGAGAAACTCAGGATAGCGTTGATTATATTGCTCGTTTGAAAGTAAAAACGGCTTCTCCTGAGTTACCCATAAAAAACTTGAGTGGTGGTAATCAGCAAAAAGCCATTATTGCAAAGTGCCTATTAACAAACCCCACTATTCTGATATTGGATGAACCTACTCGTGGTATTGATGTTGGTGCTAAATATGAAATTTATAAACTGATGCACGCCTTAGTGAAAGAAGGTATGTCCATTATCATGGTGTCTTCTGAGTTACCTGAGGTGATTGGCATCAGTGATCGTGTTTTGGTGATGCATGAAGGCCGTTTAAAAGGTGAGTTTGACCATCAAGGGCTCACTCAAGAAATGATTATGAACTGCGCTATAAAAGAAGAAGGTCTATAA
- a CDS encoding sugar ABC transporter permease, whose translation MFKTIKTSQLQLLAMIAAMLIIVVFFSVATEGAFITPRNISNLIRQTAIVGVLAIGMVFVIISAEIDLSVGSMMGLLGGVAAILDVWLHLPIALTIVITVFAGLVLGLFNGWWVAYQRVPSFIVTLAGMLAFRGILVGLTDGATVAPTSSDLSIIGQSYIPSGWGVSVIGVLCLGLIARVYSRRKSRQNHGIENTTAKFEYAKAFIVVAVLLGLLIALENYRGIPTPILIMGGLILLATYIAKRTAFGRRVYSIGGNIEAARMSGVNVEWNKMWVFGFNGMMVAIAALILTSRLGAGSPAAGNMAELDAIAACVIGGTSLAGGIGTVFGAIMGALIMASLDNGMSMLDVPTFWQLIVKGGILLLAVWLDVKTKKSS comes from the coding sequence ATGTTTAAAACAATAAAAACAAGCCAGTTACAGTTGCTTGCCATGATAGCGGCGATGCTGATTATCGTTGTATTTTTCTCTGTTGCTACTGAAGGCGCTTTTATAACACCCCGTAATATTTCGAATTTGATTCGGCAAACGGCCATTGTTGGTGTATTGGCTATTGGTATGGTATTTGTCATTATCAGTGCCGAAATTGATTTGTCCGTTGGTTCTATGATGGGGTTGTTAGGGGGCGTGGCCGCTATTTTAGACGTATGGCTGCATTTACCAATTGCCTTAACCATTGTGATTACCGTGTTTGCTGGATTGGTTTTAGGGTTATTTAACGGCTGGTGGGTGGCCTATCAAAGAGTACCTTCTTTTATTGTCACCTTGGCTGGCATGTTGGCGTTTCGTGGTATTTTAGTGGGACTAACGGATGGCGCAACGGTAGCACCAACGTCCAGTGATTTATCTATTATTGGGCAAAGTTACATTCCATCTGGGTGGGGAGTGAGTGTAATAGGAGTCTTGTGTCTTGGTCTCATTGCACGGGTTTATTCACGTCGTAAGTCAAGACAGAATCACGGTATTGAAAATACAACGGCAAAATTTGAGTATGCTAAAGCGTTTATTGTTGTTGCGGTATTGCTGGGTTTATTGATTGCATTAGAAAACTATCGTGGTATCCCGACCCCAATTCTAATTATGGGTGGCTTGATATTGCTGGCTACTTATATTGCTAAGCGGACGGCATTTGGCCGTCGTGTGTACTCAATAGGAGGCAATATAGAAGCGGCTCGAATGTCGGGGGTCAATGTTGAATGGAACAAAATGTGGGTCTTTGGCTTCAATGGGATGATGGTTGCCATAGCGGCTTTGATTTTGACATCAAGGCTTGGTGCCGGCTCTCCTGCCGCGGGTAATATGGCAGAACTGGATGCAATCGCCGCTTGTGTGATTGGTGGAACCAGTCTGGCGGGAGGAATAGGAACGGTTTTTGGGGCTATCATGGGGGCCTTGATCATGGCCAGTTTAGATAATGGCATGAGCATGTTAGATGTTCCGACTTTCTGGCAGTTGATTGTTAAAGGAGGGATTCTATTGCTTGCGGTATGGTTGGATGTAAAAACGAAAAAATCTAGCTAA
- a CDS encoding DoxX family protein, translating into MTKFKKYGLWAVIAISTIAFIAAGTAKLMGVEMVHKSFAVLGLPVFTGYLVGGCEIAGAIGLFIKKLSALAAAGLALIMIGAMYYHLKFDPQGFMPAALLFTFSVIIFLGRKNDSLLFNK; encoded by the coding sequence ATGACAAAATTTAAAAAGTACGGACTTTGGGCCGTCATTGCTATTTCTACCATCGCTTTTATAGCCGCTGGAACGGCCAAATTAATGGGAGTTGAAATGGTACATAAGTCTTTTGCGGTTTTAGGCTTGCCTGTCTTTACGGGTTATCTGGTTGGCGGTTGTGAAATAGCGGGCGCAATAGGCCTTTTCATCAAGAAATTAAGCGCATTAGCCGCAGCGGGATTAGCTTTAATTATGATTGGTGCAATGTATTACCACCTAAAGTTTGATCCACAAGGGTTTATGCCTGCCGCACTGCTCTTCACTTTTTCAGTTATTATTTTCTTGGGGCGTAAAAATGACAGCCTATTATTCAATAAATAA
- a CDS encoding LysR family transcriptional regulator, translating to MTLEQLKMLKAVIQEGSLQAASNRLFKTQPAISKGLQQLESTLGVTVLDRSGYKLKLTQQGELIYQKALMLLEQSDQLNQMANHFKTGYEAKVVIAVDAMFDLVKLVPIFEHIQQEFPHTQILLTQEFLTGGIDAIVSKKAELAISAAEANFLKTFKLVTQPIYTESVINVAAPKMLKRHQNLMESSQLKEEYQIIVQDSGSFTKDVELDVQLGQRKWYVNDYHSKRTLCLSGIGWGRLPYFMVKDDIRNGRLTPLRLSDSQTEIKIKSYVMKRKGEILGPVATRLWNEISQLNHGLGEIREE from the coding sequence ATGACATTAGAACAACTTAAGATGTTGAAAGCCGTGATACAAGAGGGCTCATTACAGGCTGCGAGTAATCGTCTTTTTAAAACCCAACCTGCGATCAGTAAAGGATTACAGCAATTGGAAAGTACGTTGGGGGTAACTGTACTCGATCGTTCTGGTTACAAGTTGAAACTGACCCAACAAGGGGAGTTAATTTACCAGAAAGCGCTTATGCTATTGGAGCAGAGCGATCAACTCAATCAAATGGCCAATCATTTTAAAACCGGTTACGAAGCAAAAGTTGTAATCGCTGTAGACGCCATGTTTGATTTGGTTAAATTAGTACCGATATTTGAGCATATCCAGCAAGAGTTTCCACATACTCAAATTCTTTTAACGCAAGAGTTTTTAACCGGAGGCATAGATGCCATTGTTAGCAAAAAAGCGGAACTGGCTATTTCAGCTGCTGAAGCGAATTTTTTGAAGACCTTTAAATTAGTGACTCAACCTATTTATACCGAGAGCGTAATCAATGTCGCTGCGCCTAAAATGTTAAAGAGACATCAGAACTTGATGGAATCCTCCCAATTAAAAGAAGAGTATCAAATCATAGTGCAAGATTCTGGGAGCTTTACGAAAGACGTAGAATTGGATGTTCAGTTAGGACAACGAAAATGGTATGTGAATGATTATCATAGTAAGCGAACTTTGTGTTTAAGTGGCATTGGTTGGGGTAGACTGCCGTACTTTATGGTAAAAGACGATATTAGAAATGGGCGCTTAACTCCGCTCCGCTTGTCTGATAGTCAAACAGAAATTAAAATAAAAAGTTATGTTATGAAACGAAAAGGCGAAATTTTAGGACCCGTCGCTACAAGGCTCTGGAATGAAATAAGCCAATTGAATCATGGATTAGGTGAGATTAGAGAAGAGTAG
- a CDS encoding bifunctional 4-hydroxy-2-oxoglutarate aldolase/2-dehydro-3-deoxy-phosphogluconate aldolase, whose protein sequence is MWKKLDNLNKISETGILLIIRLDDEQDALAVAEAAIAGGIRALEITLSVPNALGIISTLSKKYRNDGILIGAGTVLDAETARAALLAGAELLVSPNVTTSMILMANRYQAVSVCGAYTPTEVVTALDAGADIVKLFPADVLGASYVKTIRAPLEQAPITPTGGVTPENVKEWIDAGCVSVGVGSFITKAAKGSGDYSKVTEAAKTFLAAVAKARQV, encoded by the coding sequence ATGTGGAAAAAGCTCGATAACCTAAACAAAATATCAGAAACAGGCATTTTGCTTATCATACGATTAGATGATGAACAGGATGCACTTGCTGTTGCTGAAGCAGCCATTGCTGGCGGAATAAGAGCACTTGAAATTACGCTAAGCGTTCCTAATGCTCTTGGGATTATTTCCACACTGTCTAAAAAATACAGAAACGACGGCATTTTAATTGGCGCAGGTACTGTTTTGGATGCAGAAACAGCAAGGGCCGCCTTGTTAGCCGGAGCAGAATTGTTAGTTAGCCCAAATGTAACAACCAGTATGATTCTGATGGCAAACCGTTATCAAGCGGTTAGCGTTTGTGGGGCGTATACGCCAACCGAAGTGGTTACCGCGCTTGATGCTGGAGCGGATATTGTCAAACTGTTTCCAGCAGACGTTCTTGGGGCTTCCTATGTAAAAACCATACGCGCACCGCTAGAGCAGGCTCCGATAACACCAACCGGTGGTGTCACTCCTGAAAACGTTAAAGAATGGATTGATGCTGGCTGTGTTTCTGTCGGTGTTGGCAGCTTTATAACAAAAGCAGCGAAAGGAAGCGGAGATTATTCGAAAGTAACAGAGGCGGCAAAAACATTCCTAGCGGCCGTTGCTAAAGCACGCCAAGTCTAA
- a CDS encoding IclR family transcriptional regulator codes for MENIKLNKSAERVVDVLFLLSKSEKALTLNEICKALSLPKSSAFELLQTLVFKGFLEIEDARLKTYNLGLGAFETGISYLSKMSVSQLARPLLQELNRQTGSTVFLGVEDKGKIVYLDKAENFSVVRATAKLGSRRFMHTTGLGKALLAALDDERIHYILGNDELLSKTIHSKVTIQDVLKDIQETRARGYSIDNREDNIETYCIGSAIYDQWSQPIAAISVASMYSTMNTEREKTIVTLVQDTALKLSQQLGYGGRQLYAN; via the coding sequence ATGGAAAATATCAAGCTAAATAAATCAGCAGAAAGAGTCGTTGATGTATTGTTTTTGCTCTCTAAAAGTGAGAAAGCTCTAACTCTTAATGAAATTTGTAAGGCACTATCTCTTCCTAAAAGCAGTGCTTTTGAGTTATTACAGACCCTAGTGTTTAAAGGGTTCTTAGAGATAGAAGATGCTCGGTTAAAAACCTATAACCTAGGCCTAGGGGCCTTTGAAACAGGTATTTCTTATTTATCAAAAATGAGTGTTTCACAACTTGCCAGACCGCTTTTACAAGAGTTAAACAGGCAAACAGGCAGTACTGTCTTCCTTGGAGTAGAAGACAAAGGAAAGATTGTCTATCTCGATAAAGCAGAAAATTTTTCCGTTGTCAGAGCGACAGCGAAGCTCGGTTCTCGTCGTTTTATGCATACAACGGGGCTTGGTAAAGCGTTATTAGCCGCGCTGGATGACGAAAGAATTCATTACATTCTTGGGAACGATGAACTACTTTCTAAAACCATTCACTCTAAAGTAACAATACAAGATGTGCTGAAAGATATTCAGGAAACTCGTGCTCGTGGTTATTCCATCGATAACAGAGAAGACAATATTGAGACCTACTGTATTGGTTCAGCTATTTACGACCAGTGGTCTCAACCCATTGCCGCGATTAGCGTTGCTAGCATGTATTCCACCATGAACACTGAGCGAGAAAAAACCATCGTCACTTTAGTCCAAGATACCGCTTTAAAACTTTCACAACAATTAGGTTATGGGGGCCGCCAGTTGTATGCAAATTAA